The uncultured Paludibaculum sp. sequence GGCCTCCACGGCTCTCTCCCATGAATGATCGGTCACCAGGATGCCGCCGGAAGCCTGGGGCAACTCCGCTCCGGCATGCTCCCAATCGGCAAAACAGAGGACCTCCCAGCTTTGCTTTGTCAAAACCCGCGCAAGTTCACCACGCAACACGCGATCTTCGCTCACCACCAACAGGGGTGGGTTAAACGGCCAGCTCAAACGGCACCTCCCACGCGCTCAAGGCGCGCCGCGCGGCGATGCAGGCGATGAGCGGCATCCTCGGGCCTCCGCCGGCGCAAGGCCTGCTGGATGCGGTAGCCCAAGCGCCGCGCAGCACCATCCACGGCACCGGCGAACGTCGCGTTCTGCTCCAGGATCTTCACGCGATCCAAGCCGGGCAGTTCGGCCGTAATCTGGCACAGTTTGTCCAGGCCGCCTTTCGGGCCGTTGGTGTCGTCGAGGTAGACGACCACTTGTGCCAGTCGCGATTCGTAGCGATCCAACGCGAACCCGATCCGCCGTTCCACATACTGCTGCAGTTCCCCAGTCACCTCGATGCCGTGTGTTCTGATCGACAGATTCATGCGTGCCTCCTGCGAGATTGAATGGCAATCGCCGGGCCAATCTAAGCGCACGAAAGATCAATAGTTTACGGACTTCCCCGGAGGAACTGCTGGCCCTTTTGGGGCATGCGAACCGGGTGACGGCCGATTTCCGACAGTACTTCCGGGAAAGAAATACCCTTTGCGAGCTGGGGATTTTCGAGATGGCTCGGAAGTCGCCGATGAGCTACAATTCCGGCACGATGACCTCTTTGTTCCTGCTGCTCGCGCTGCTGCAGTCGCCAGACGAAATCAGGGCGAAGATGGAGCAGGCGATCGGCGGATTGCCCAATGTCCGGATGGAGCTGAACGCCCGGGTCATCGGCCGGTTTGAGCGGCCCGGATACCGCGTGGAAAAGGTGGTGTTCGAATCGTTGCCAGGCTTCCGCGTCACGGCGAATCTGTACGTACCCACGGCGGGGACCGGACCGTTTCCGGCCGTTCTCGGGGTGGCCGGCCACAGCGACAACGGCAAGGCCAGTGCCACCTATCAGCACATGTGGATCAGCCTTGCCCGGCGCGGCTATGTGGTGCTGGCCTACGATCCGCCGGGCCAGGGGGAGCGCCTGGAGTACTTCGATCCGGAGTTGGGTTTGTCCCGCCTGGGGCCGGGCGTGCGCGAGCACATCGCGGCTGGTGTGCAGTGCCTGTTGACCGGCACGT is a genomic window containing:
- a CDS encoding HPF/RaiA family ribosome-associated protein gives rise to the protein MNLSIRTHGIEVTGELQQYVERRIGFALDRYESRLAQVVVYLDDTNGPKGGLDKLCQITAELPGLDRVKILEQNATFAGAVDGAARRLGYRIQQALRRRRPEDAAHRLHRRAARLERVGGAV